Proteins encoded together in one Synechococcus sp. BL107 window:
- a CDS encoding NADPH-dependent FMN reductase has product MNSDTPLDVLVITASNGENLKLAERFQASARSLGQRAELLDLTTLDLPLFTPRAQAAHGIPTALAPLQELLATTPRWVMCAPEYNGSIPPCLSNAIAWLSVQGDDFRGLFNGRPIAIATHSGGGGMEALISMRIQLAHLGAEVVGRQLLSNYAKPANDDSIDDLLQRLLQQRPLKL; this is encoded by the coding sequence ATGAACTCAGACACACCGCTCGATGTATTGGTGATCACGGCCAGCAATGGTGAAAACCTCAAGTTGGCCGAACGCTTTCAAGCCAGCGCCCGCAGCCTCGGCCAACGGGCAGAACTGCTGGATCTCACAACGCTCGATCTTCCCCTGTTCACGCCAAGAGCCCAAGCAGCCCACGGGATACCAACAGCCCTTGCCCCTCTCCAGGAGTTACTGGCCACAACACCTCGCTGGGTGATGTGCGCTCCGGAATACAACGGGTCAATCCCCCCCTGCCTCAGCAACGCCATTGCCTGGCTTTCGGTTCAAGGCGATGACTTCCGGGGCCTCTTCAATGGCCGCCCCATTGCCATTGCGACCCATTCCGGAGGGGGGGGCATGGAAGCATTGATCTCGATGCGGATCCAACTCGCCCATCTCGGCGCAGAGGTGGTGGGCCGGCAATTGCTGAGCAATTACGCCAAACCCGCCAACGACGACAGCATTGACGACCTCCTCCAACGCCTGTTGCAACAACGGCCATTGAAGCTCTGA
- a CDS encoding rubrerythrin family protein — MDLSKPGTQANLEAAFGGESMANRKYLFFADVAKQLGHNELAKLFRETAAQETEHAFAHFRLLHPDLVIGDAAKLNDEQKNAILKQCLDLAIEGETYEYTTMYPEFAAQARADRDQGAEAEFQGQVDESKDHAGTFHTAAKNFGLLSPIEQHHAERYGVALKALEGGGKAGEADEPVSGLWICKVCSMIYDPKDGDPDSGIEPGTPFEAIPDDWCCTICGARKASFVPYREAELKTA; from the coding sequence ATGGATCTTTCAAAGCCGGGCACTCAAGCCAACCTCGAAGCTGCTTTCGGAGGAGAAAGCATGGCGAATCGCAAATACCTCTTCTTTGCTGATGTCGCCAAACAATTAGGCCATAACGAGCTCGCGAAACTCTTCCGCGAAACGGCCGCGCAAGAAACAGAGCATGCGTTCGCCCATTTCCGTTTACTTCACCCAGATCTGGTAATCGGTGATGCCGCCAAGCTCAACGACGAACAGAAGAACGCCATCCTCAAGCAGTGCCTCGACCTGGCGATAGAAGGCGAGACCTATGAGTACACGACCATGTACCCAGAGTTCGCTGCCCAAGCTCGCGCTGATCGCGATCAAGGGGCCGAGGCGGAGTTCCAAGGACAAGTGGACGAATCCAAGGACCACGCAGGAACCTTCCACACGGCGGCTAAAAACTTTGGACTGCTCTCCCCCATCGAGCAGCACCATGCGGAACGCTATGGCGTGGCCTTAAAGGCTTTAGAGGGAGGAGGGAAGGCTGGTGAAGCCGATGAGCCTGTCTCCGGCCTGTGGATCTGCAAGGTGTGCTCGATGATTTATGACCCCAAAGATGGTGATCCCGACTCCGGAATTGAGCCCGGCACCCCCTTCGAAGCAATTCCAGATGATTGGTGCTGCACGATCTGCGGGGCGCGCAAAGCCAGCTTCGTGCCCTATCGGGAAGCGGAATTGAAGACGGCCTGA
- a CDS encoding diflavin flavoprotein gives MVSTAGGRRTIQLPIDTGVLCFRGLSPERHRFELEYALERGSTANSVLFEAGDGSAAVLVHPPGAAYSSVFLPQLNTLLGDVEQPLLVVVGHVNPNRIALLRSLAEVYPKLELIASNPGAKLLEELWSQRKPAAPGEESEQPPLPPLPPLRVIRQEQSLALAHERTLLLLPAPTPRWPGGLLAFEDTLGLLMSGKFFGAHLCTDTWAEANRSSTEEERRHFYDCLMAPMARQVDGVVERLEELDIRTLVPGHGPAIEASWRSLLNDYRRWGEGQNKASLNVALLFASAYGNTAAIADALAQGVNRTGIRVNSLNCEFTPADELVNTIKEADAILIGSPTLGGHAPTPIVSALGTLLAEGDRNKPVGVFGSYGWSGEAVDLLETKLRDGGFSFGFDPIRVKFSPDTAKVKELEETGTRFGRQLLNAQKRAQRRSAGGLSESRSDPAVLALGRVLGSLCVLTTQKGDLSGAMVASWVSQASFTPPGITVAVSKDRAVEALLHKGDCFALNVLAEGRETGPMKQFLQPFEPGANRFAGLELETSPGEQPLLPEALAWLEGSVKQRMECGDHWLIYAEVNHGGLFDAQGQTAVHHRRSGANY, from the coding sequence GTGGTGAGCACTGCTGGAGGGCGTCGCACAATCCAATTACCCATCGACACTGGCGTGCTCTGTTTCAGAGGGCTGAGCCCTGAGCGCCATCGCTTCGAACTGGAGTACGCCTTAGAGCGCGGCAGTACCGCCAACAGCGTGCTGTTCGAAGCCGGAGATGGATCCGCTGCAGTGCTCGTCCATCCGCCAGGGGCGGCCTACAGCTCCGTGTTCTTGCCGCAGCTCAACACCCTGCTGGGCGACGTAGAACAACCACTTCTCGTGGTGGTGGGCCACGTGAACCCGAACCGGATTGCTCTGCTGCGCAGCCTGGCTGAGGTTTACCCCAAGCTCGAGCTGATTGCCTCGAATCCAGGCGCCAAGTTGCTGGAAGAGCTCTGGAGCCAACGCAAACCCGCAGCTCCCGGCGAAGAATCCGAACAACCGCCACTGCCCCCGCTGCCGCCACTGCGGGTGATTCGCCAAGAGCAGAGTCTGGCTCTCGCCCACGAGCGCACCCTGCTGCTGCTTCCGGCTCCAACGCCCCGCTGGCCCGGCGGTCTGCTGGCCTTCGAGGACACTCTCGGCCTTTTGATGAGCGGGAAATTTTTCGGCGCCCACCTGTGTACAGACACCTGGGCCGAAGCGAACCGCAGCAGCACGGAAGAGGAGCGACGTCACTTCTATGACTGCTTGATGGCTCCGATGGCGCGCCAAGTCGACGGAGTCGTGGAACGCCTCGAGGAGCTAGACATCCGCACCTTGGTTCCTGGTCACGGGCCTGCGATTGAAGCGAGCTGGCGCAGCTTGTTAAACGATTACCGCCGTTGGGGAGAAGGGCAAAACAAGGCCAGCCTCAACGTGGCCCTGCTATTCGCCAGCGCCTATGGCAACACGGCAGCAATCGCGGATGCCCTGGCCCAAGGCGTGAACCGCACCGGTATTCGTGTGAACAGCCTCAATTGTGAGTTCACCCCTGCTGATGAACTGGTGAACACCATCAAAGAAGCCGATGCGATTTTGATCGGCTCACCCACGCTCGGAGGGCACGCACCAACTCCCATCGTGTCGGCACTTGGAACACTTTTGGCAGAAGGAGACCGCAACAAACCTGTTGGGGTGTTTGGCAGCTATGGCTGGAGTGGAGAGGCGGTCGACCTACTGGAAACCAAGCTCCGCGATGGCGGCTTCAGTTTTGGGTTCGATCCGATTCGGGTGAAATTCAGCCCCGACACCGCGAAAGTGAAGGAACTGGAAGAAACCGGAACACGGTTTGGACGCCAACTCCTTAACGCTCAGAAACGTGCTCAACGCCGCAGTGCGGGTGGGCTCAGCGAAAGCCGAAGCGATCCAGCCGTTCTGGCCCTCGGACGGGTGTTGGGGTCGTTATGCGTGTTGACCACCCAAAAAGGTGATCTCAGCGGTGCCATGGTGGCCAGCTGGGTCAGCCAGGCCAGCTTCACACCACCTGGAATCACCGTGGCCGTGTCCAAAGATCGAGCTGTCGAAGCTCTGCTGCACAAAGGCGACTGTTTCGCCCTCAATGTTTTGGCAGAAGGACGGGAGACCGGTCCCATGAAGCAATTTCTCCAACCGTTTGAACCGGGGGCGAATCGCTTCGCGGGCCTCGAACTCGAAACCAGCCCAGGCGAGCAACCGCTGCTGCCGGAGGCCTTGGCGTGGCTGGAAGGCAGCGTGAAACAACGCATGGAATGTGGCGACCATTGGCTGATTTACGCCGAGGTGAACCATGGGGGCCTATTTGATGCTCAAGGCCAAACAGCAGTCCACCATCGGCGCAGCGGAGCCAACTACTAA
- a CDS encoding diflavin flavoprotein: MVVAPTAQRLSLQCEAIAADTTTIRSLDWERSRFDIEFGLRNGTTYNSFLVRGERTALIDSSHAKFRDSWIPLLKDQIDPSAIDVLIVSHTEPDHSGLIGDLIDLNPEIEIVGSKVAIQFLQDQVHRPFRSRAVKSGEELDLGTNPDSGVQHRFEFLSAPNLHWPDTIFSFDHGTGTLYTCDAFGLHYCSEELFDSDPGAIAPDFRFYYDCLMGPNARSVLQALKRMDSLPEINTVAVGHGPLLRHHLSQWLNDYREWSGQRSKGESYAAVCYLSQYGFSDRISQAIAHGIGKADAQVQLVDLRATDPQELTALVGEAKAVVVPTWPEEPDADVQAAIGTLLAALHPKQLVGVYDAFGGNDEPIDAVADQLRSQGQKQAFAPLRIRQLPQGSDYQRCEESGTDLGQLLTKEKTIAAMKSLDGDLDKALGRVSGGLYVVTASQGSGESQRRSAMVASWVSQASFSPPGLTVAVAKDRAIEALMQVGDRFVLNVLRDDNHQPLLRHFLKRFPPGADRFAGVAVLDDVADGGPVLSDALAFLGCRVEQRMEGPDHWIIYAVVEQGNVADADGSTAVHHRKVGNHY, translated from the coding sequence ATGGTTGTTGCCCCTACCGCACAGCGCTTGAGCCTTCAGTGCGAAGCGATTGCCGCAGATACAACCACGATTCGATCCCTCGACTGGGAACGCAGCCGTTTTGATATCGAGTTCGGCTTACGCAACGGCACCACTTACAACTCCTTTCTGGTTCGTGGTGAGCGCACGGCTCTGATCGATAGCAGCCACGCCAAATTCAGGGACAGCTGGATTCCGCTGCTGAAGGATCAAATCGATCCCTCTGCAATCGATGTGCTGATCGTGAGCCATACCGAGCCGGATCATTCCGGCCTCATTGGTGACCTCATCGACCTCAATCCTGAGATTGAAATTGTTGGATCGAAAGTAGCGATCCAATTTCTGCAAGACCAAGTGCACCGTCCGTTCCGATCCAGAGCGGTGAAGAGCGGTGAAGAGCTGGACTTGGGCACCAATCCAGACAGCGGTGTTCAACACCGCTTTGAATTCCTCAGTGCCCCAAACCTGCACTGGCCAGACACGATTTTTTCCTTCGATCACGGCACGGGAACGCTTTACACCTGTGATGCCTTCGGACTTCATTACTGCTCTGAAGAACTGTTCGACAGTGATCCCGGCGCGATCGCTCCAGACTTTCGCTTCTATTACGACTGCTTAATGGGGCCCAACGCTCGCAGCGTTTTGCAGGCGTTGAAACGCATGGACTCCCTGCCGGAGATCAACACGGTTGCTGTTGGCCATGGCCCTCTGTTGCGCCATCACCTCAGCCAATGGCTCAACGATTACCGCGAGTGGAGTGGTCAGCGCAGCAAGGGTGAAAGCTATGCCGCGGTTTGTTACCTCAGCCAGTACGGCTTCTCTGATCGAATTAGCCAGGCCATTGCCCATGGCATTGGCAAAGCCGACGCTCAAGTGCAGCTCGTGGATCTACGCGCCACCGATCCACAGGAACTCACGGCTTTAGTGGGTGAGGCCAAGGCCGTGGTGGTGCCGACATGGCCTGAAGAACCGGATGCTGATGTGCAAGCCGCGATTGGCACGCTTCTTGCCGCGTTACACCCCAAACAACTCGTTGGCGTTTACGACGCCTTCGGCGGCAATGACGAACCGATCGACGCCGTTGCAGACCAACTCCGCAGCCAAGGTCAAAAACAAGCCTTTGCCCCACTGCGTATCCGTCAACTACCGCAAGGCAGCGACTACCAGCGCTGCGAAGAATCAGGAACCGACCTCGGCCAGCTGCTCACCAAGGAGAAAACCATTGCAGCGATGAAAAGCCTGGATGGCGATCTCGATAAGGCCCTGGGCCGGGTGAGTGGTGGCCTTTATGTGGTGACCGCGAGCCAGGGATCCGGCGAGTCTCAGCGACGCAGCGCCATGGTGGCCAGCTGGGTGAGTCAGGCCAGCTTCAGCCCTCCCGGACTCACCGTCGCCGTCGCCAAAGACCGAGCGATTGAAGCCCTCATGCAAGTAGGAGACCGCTTCGTTCTCAACGTCTTGCGCGATGACAACCATCAACCGCTGCTCCGTCATTTCCTGAAGCGGTTCCCCCCCGGCGCCGATCGGTTTGCAGGCGTCGCGGTGTTGGATGACGTCGCCGATGGAGGCCCGGTGCTGAGCGATGCCCTGGCTTTCTTGGGCTGCCGCGTTGAACAACGCATGGAAGGTCCTGACCACTGGATTATTTACGCCGTCGTGGAACAGGGAAATGTGGCCGATGCCGACGGGAGTACCGCTGTTCATCACCGCAAAGTGGGCAATCACTACTGA